ACTGGGGCCCGCAATTGAGTAGTTGAGTCAGGGCATCAAATGAACAGGGCACCGACCACTCCCCAGGTCTGTGGGGAATAACGCTAGAATAGGGCGAAAGTAGCGAGATTCAGGGGGCTCAATGCAGGATCCAATCACGGTTGGGATTGCCCAGGCGCACGACAGGTTCTCCGAGTTGGCCGCCCATGCTGAGGCCGGCACCCAAGTGGTGATCACCCGGCACGGGCGTCCGGTGCTGCGGCTGGTGCCGACGGGGGACAGCCTCCCCGCGCCAGGCGACGGGCGGGCGGTAGCGGACGTCATCGGGCGACAGCGCGAGAGCCGCCCCGCGAGCAGGTCCACCGCGGAGATCGAAACCGAGCTCCACGAGAACCGCGAGTCGTGGCGGCCGTGATCTACGTCGACGCGAGCGTGCTGATCCACGCCAGAGAGAACGACGACGCCCTCGGCCAAGCCGCCCGCGAGGCGCTGGCGTCAGCCTCCGAGCCTCTTGGGATCAGCGCCCTGACCCGAATGGAATGCCTGGTCGGTCCGCTCAGGCGCCACGACCCCGACTTGGAGGCAGATTACCGCGCCACGTTCGAGAGCCTGGTCCGCGTGCCGATCGATGACGCAGTGTTCGAGCGCGCCGCCCGCCTGCGTGCGGACAAGAGCGTGGGCGCGCAAGACGCCATCCACTGGGCCGCGGCCCTGGCCGCGGGCTGCTCAGCGCTGCTCACGGCCGATCCCGACCTAGCCGACCGGGCGGCGCCCTTCGCGGTCCGGGTTCAACCACCCGCCGCAACCGAAGAGACCAGCGGCACCGAGCGCGCGGTCTGCTCCAGCCCAGACTGAAGGCCCGCTGGTGGCTCAGCCTTCTTTGCGCAGGGTCATCGGGTAGCGAAAGCACAGGCCGCGGCGAACGGTTACCCGGCTCGTCACGGCGTGGGCCAGGTTCTTGA
The nucleotide sequence above comes from Bifidobacteriaceae bacterium. Encoded proteins:
- a CDS encoding type II toxin-antitoxin system prevent-host-death family antitoxin, with translation MQDPITVGIAQAHDRFSELAAHAEAGTQVVITRHGRPVLRLVPTGDSLPAPGDGRAVADVIGRQRESRPASRSTAEIETELHENRESWRP
- a CDS encoding PIN domain-containing protein, which gives rise to MAAVIYVDASVLIHARENDDALGQAAREALASASEPLGISALTRMECLVGPLRRHDPDLEADYRATFESLVRVPIDDAVFERAARLRADKSVGAQDAIHWAAALAAGCSALLTADPDLADRAAPFAVRVQPPAATEETSGTERAVCSSPD